The Pelodiscus sinensis isolate JC-2024 chromosome 30, ASM4963464v1, whole genome shotgun sequence genome has a window encoding:
- the LOC142821168 gene encoding olfactory receptor 6M1-like, whose translation MGERNETVVSEFILLGFSSLGEKMKIFLFLVLLLIYLTTITGNVVIIFLVWANHRLHAPMYFFIANLSFLEIGFTSTTSPKLMLNFLSVSRTISFLGCMAQSFLYFALGITEFSLLVVMSFDHYVAICRPLNYATIMKQRLCYQLVLGSWVGSFTVIGLRMLLISKLRFCGPNVINHFFCDNAPLFQLSCTDTRGIKSADSILISALVLTSLCLTMLSYISIFCSILRMPTATSRQKAFATCGSHLTALAIAYGSCIVLYARPSGNSSLELNKGVAVLNTIMYPFLNPFIYRFRNKTMTLALKETISRTATMVFPSLCHHSG comes from the coding sequence ATGGGGGAGAGAAATGAAACGGTCGTGTCTGAGTTCATCCTCCTGGGATTCTCCAGTCTTGGTGAGAAAATGAAGATTTTCCTCTTCCTGGTTCTTCTCCTCATCTACCTGACCACAATAACGGGGAACGTGGTCATCATTTTCCTTGTGTGGGCGAATCACCGACTCCAtgcccccatgtactttttcatCGCCAATTTGTCCTTCTTGGAAATCGGGTTCACCTCAACCACCAGCCCTAAGCTGATGCTGAACTTCCTGTCGGTCAGCAGAACCATTTCGTTCCTTGGCTGCATGGCTCAGTCCTTCTTATATTTCGCATTAGGGATCACAGAGTTCAGCCTCCTCGTGGTCATGTCCTTCGATCACTATGTGGCCATCTGCCGCCCTTTGAACTACGCCACCATCATGAAGCAGAGACTTTGCTACCAACTCGTTCTTGGTTCATGGGTGGGAAGTTTCACAGTCATCGGGTTACGGATGCTCCTGATTTCGAAGCTGAGATTCTGTGGGCCGAACGTGATCAACCATTTCTTCTGTGACAACGCGCCCCTCTTCCAGCTCTCCTGCACCGACACCCGTGGGATCAAGAGCGCGGACTCCATTTTGATCTCAGCTTTAGTGCTGACATCGTTGTGCTTGACAATGTTGTCCTACATCAGCATCTTCTGCTCCATTCTGCGAATGCCGACAGCCACAAGCCGGCAGAAAGCCTTCGCCACCTGCGGCTCCCATCTCACCGCGCTGGCAATTGCCTATGGAAGCTGCATTGTTCTGTACGCTCGGCCTTCAGGAAATTCCTCTTTGGAGCTCAACAAAGGGGTGGCTGTGCTGAACACCATCATGTACCCTTTCCTCAACCCCTTCATCTACCGCTTCCGAAACAAGACCATGACGCTCGCGCTGAAAGAAACAATCAGCCGGACTGCTACAATGGTGTTCCCCAGTCTGTGCCATCATTCTGGGTAG